The genomic region aatgtcatagtaaacatcgtacatcagtggtatatcaatgtcacagtaaacatcgtacatcagcggtatatcaatgtcatagtaaATATCGTACATCAGCGGTATATCAACGTCacagtaaacatcgtacatcagcggtatatcaatgtcatagtaaacatcgtacatcagCGGTATATCAACGTCACAGTAAACATCGTATATCAGCGGTATATCAACGTCacagtaaacatcgtacatcagCGGTATATCAACGTCatagtaaacatcgtacatcagcggtatatcaatgtcacagtaaacatcgtacatcagtggtatatcaatgtcatagtaaacatcgtacatcagcggtatatcaatgtcacagtaaatatcgtacatcagcggtatatcaatgtaataaaCATCGTACATCAGCTGTATATCAACGTCacagtaaacatcgtacatcagtggtatatcaatgtcatagtaaacatcgtacatcagcggtatatcaatgtcacagtaaatatcgtacatcagcggtatatcaatgtcatagtaaacatcgtacatcagcggtatatcaatgtaataaacatcgtacatcagctgtatatcaatgtcatagtaaacatcgtacatcagcggtatatcaatgtcacagtaaaTATCGTACATCAGCGGTACATCAGcggtatatcaatgtaataaacatcgtacatcagctgtatatcaatgtcatagtaaacatcgtacatcagtagtatatcaatgtcatagtaaacatcgtacatcagcggtatatcaatgttatagtaaacatcgtacatcagcggtatatcaatgtcatagtaaacatcgtacatcagtggtatatcaatgtcacagtaaacatcgtacatcagcggtatatcaatgtcatagtaaacatcgtacatcagcgatatatcaatgtcatagtaaacattgtacatcagcggtatatcaatgtcacagtaaacatcgtacatcagcggtatatcaatgtcatagtaaacatcgtacatcagcagtatatcaatgtcatagtaaacatcgtacatcagCGGTATATCGATGTCATGGTTATCATCTTTATGGTCAGTATACCAACGTCatagtaaacatcgtacatcagCGGTATGTCAACGGCatagtaaacatcgtacatcagcggtatatcaatgtcatagtaaACATCATACATCAGcggtatatcaatgtaatagtaaacatcgtacatcagcagtatatcaatgtcacagtaaacatcgtacatcagcggtatatcaatgtcacagtaaacatcgtacatcagtggtatatcaatatcaaagtaaacatcgtacatcagcggtatatcaagtcatagtaaacatcgtacatcagtggtatatcaatgtcacagtaaacatcgtacatcagCGGTATATCAAGTCATAGTAAACCTCGTACATCAgtggtatatcaatgtcacagtaaacatcgtacatcagtggtatatcaatgtcatagtaaacatcgtacatcagCGGTATATCAACGTCacagtaaacatcgtacatcagTGGTATATCGATGTCATGTTTATCATCTTTATGGCCAGTATACCAACGTCATAGTAAACATTGTTCATGACCGCCAGTTGACTGGTATACAAATGTCaaagtaaacatcgtacatcagCGGTATAATTGTCATAATATCATTACATATACTCACACTCCTGGCACACTCGCCCACTGTAACTAAGTTGTCAATTCTGTTATCGAGGAACTCCCACGTGTCCTGGAGATTGGCTGATTTGTCCTGTATCATGTAGATCTCGGTTGACTTGTACACGCCAGCTAGACTCACACGCTTGGTGTACCAGTTAaactatataaaacatgttcaTATCATTACAAGACAGTACAACAGGTATGAATGAAGCACCAACAATAAATTCATCAAATAAAGACAGAAGACTATCAAATTTGCCTTTGTTTATCTCTTTTATCTTACGTCATGTGACCTGTCTCCAGCGTAGTACCAGATGTCGTCTGTGAGTTGGAGTAAGTTTGTCCAAGCATACGGGATATTCTCTGGTAGTGCCTGTATTGCCATGGCCTGTAAACATAAcataacattacacagtttcACTAGATTTCATTGTGCTATGGATTACACAACTAACAGTGGTTATGTCAGAATGGTAATGAGCACCTAGTTAGGAGCCAACACACCTAACACACAGTTAACACACCTAATTAGGAGCTAACACACCTAACACAAAGTTAACACACCTAATTAGGAGCTAACACACAGTTAACACACCTAATTAGGAGCTAACACACCTAATGATAAGTTAACATACCTAATTAAATGCAGACCAGTAGTACCTACCTGGTGCCAGTTGTCCAGGTAAGGCATCACCATCCTCAGTCTGGTCTCCACTGCATTTGTGATAAACACTCGTGTTGATGGTTTCCTGATAAATGAATGTTAGGCATTAGGTAATGAACAACCAGAATCCACCACCAAATAGATTATTAGTGAAAGAAGAGACTAAATAGCCATTATTTCCAACACATGACATATGACCAATACCCAAATCAATCTCTCCAACTAATTCTCCATACTTACGCCTCCCCCTCCTCCTGACTTTCCACCTCTCTCTTAAGTTTGGCTGCCAGCTCCTTGTTACAATTCTGGTAGAAAAAGGAAGCCAGGTGAGCTCCTCCGCGAGGGAACATCCCATGGGCTACTGAAGGCAAACCTTCCACTGCTGCACCTAGTACAGAAAACAGACATTTTATGGGAATATAtcaattttggtttgtttgtttttgtttaacgtcctattaacagccagggtcatttaaggacgtgccaggttttggaggtggaggaaagccggagtacccggagaaaaaccaccggtctacggtcagtacctggcaactgccccacgtaggtttcgaactcgcaacccagtggtggagggctagtgttaaagtgtctatatatcaaataaagaAGTGCCAACATTAATCTCTTGGGAAATATAAATTAGTTTGTTAATTAAAGCATTCACCTTATCAGAAATACTGTACAAAACTGCTAAAAATGGATGAATGAACATGTATCTGTAGTTATGGTTGTTGTAGCGAGTCTATTTCTGTCAATGCCATGGTGTCAGGATGAGATCAAATGATTTCTGGGTATTGTCAGGATAAGTCTACCTTTGTCAGGATGAAGGTGTCCACACAACCTTTCCGGGTATTGTCAGGATAAGTCTACCTTTGTCAGTATCAAGGTGTCCACACAACCTTTCTGGGTATTGTCAGGATAAGTCTATACctttgtcagtatgtattgtCAGGATAAGTCTATACctttgtcagtatgtattgtCAGGATAAGTCTATACctttgtcagtatgtattgtCAGGATAAGTCTATACctttgtcagtatgtatcgtcAGGATAAGTCTATACCTTTGTCAGTATGAAGGTGTCCACACAACCTTTCTGGGTATTGTCAGGATAAGTCTACctttgtcagtatgtattgtCAGGATAAGTCTACCTTTGTCAGTATCAAGGTGTCCACACAACCTTTCTGGGTATTGTCAGGATAAGTCTATACCTTTGTCAGTATCAAGGTGTCCACACAACCTACAAGTGTCCTGTCATGTCCTTACCTGCTGCCAGTGCTGTCTTTGACCAGCCATGCTCTGGCACAAAAGCCATAGAAGCAGTCAGTATCCGGTTTTTTATATCAGCTTCAGTCTCACTCTCTTCTTGGTCACCTCGGTAATCCTCTTCCAAAGTTGTGTTGAACGGTTCACTGGAACATGCATGGTATATTAACTTTTTTAGaatcattttgtttataaaacttCAAGTACAAAATCTATATCATAACTCccataaaatgaaaacaagatCTGTTCCAACAACATACATTTCAGACTTTCTGTATTTAAACAAGCAttaacaaggcatcgcaaacgatacaaatcccctcgcgtgctaacacatgaactctgacgcaaaatggggggtggggttattgcaggacattgaaataacatcagttgttatttgcactgaactgcaatagacatgaccttattcccatgctggaccaatatatgaagtttggtcaggatccgttcaaaaatgaagtcgcaagagtgctgacaaagattttctataaatagtaatggtgaccttgaccttgaccttggcaccctgaaacacaaactcgttcgaggtattcccatgctggacccatatatgaagtttggtcaggatccgttcaaaaatgaagtcgcaagagcgctgacaaagattttctataaatagtaacgctgaccttgactttgaccttggcaccctgaaacacaaactcgttcgaggtattcccatgctggacccatatatgaagtttggtcaggatccgttcagaaataaagttgcaagagtgctgacaaagaatttctataaatagtaacggtgaccttgaccttgtcacCATGAAACAcaactcgttcgaggtattcccatgctggacccatatatgaagtttggtcaggatccgttcagaaatgaagtcgcaagagcgctgacaaagattttctataaatagtaacagtgaccttgaccttgactatggcaccctgaaacacgaactcattcgaggtattcccatgctggacccatatatgaagtttggtcagaatccgttcaaaaatgaagtcgcaagagcgctgacaaagattttctatcaATAGTAgcggtgaccttgaccttgaccttggcaccctgaaacacaaactcgttcgaggtattcccatgctggacccatatatgaagtttggtcaggatccgttcaaaaatgaagtcgcaagagcgctgacaaagattttctataaatagtaacgctgaccttgactttgaccttggcaccctgaaacacaaactcgttcgaggtattcccatgctggacccatatatgaagtttggtcaggatccgttcagaaataaagttgcaagagtgctgacaaagaatttctataaatagtaacggtgaccttgaccttgtcacCATGAAACAcaactcgttcgaggtattcccatgctggacccatatatgaagtttggtcaggatccgttcaaaaatgaagttgcaagagtgctgacaaagattttctataaatagtaacggtgaccttgaccttggcaccctgaaacaggaactcgttcgaggtattcccatgctggacccatatatgaagtttggtcaggatccgttcaaaaatgaagtcgcaagagtgctgacaaagattttctataaatagtaacgctgaccttgactttgaccttggcaccctgaaacacaaactcgttcgaggtattcccatgctggacccatatatgaagtttggtcaggatccgttcagaaataaagttgcaagagtgctgacaaagaatttctataaatagtaacggtgaccttgaccttgtcacCATGAAACAcaactcgttcgaggtattcccatgctggacccatatatgaagtttggtcaggatccgttcaaaaatgaagttgcaagagtgctgacaaagattttctataaatagtaacggtgaccttgaccttggcaccctgaaacaggaactcgttcgaggtattcccatgctggacccatatatgaagtttggtcaggatccgttcaaaaatgaagtcgcaagagtgctgacaaagattttctataaatagtaacgctgaccttgactttgaccttggcaccctgaaacacaaactcgttcgaggtattcccatgctggacccatatatgaagtttggtcaggatccgttcaaaaatgaagtcgcaagagcgctgacaaagattttctataaatagtaacgctgaccttgactttgaccttggcaccctgaaacacaaactcgttcgaggtattcccatgctggacccatatatgaagtttggtcaggatccgttcaaaaatgaagtcgcaagagtgctgacaaagattttctataaatagtaacggtgaccttgaccttggcaccctgaaacaggaactcgttcgaggtattcccatgctggacccatatatgaagtttggtcaggatccgttcagaaatgaagtcgcaagagcgctgacaaagattttctataaatagtaacagtgaccttgaccttgaccatggcaccctgaaacacgaactcattcgaggtattcccatgctggacccatatatgaagtttggtcagaatccgttcaaaaatgaagtcgcaagagcgctgacaaagattttctatcaATAGTAgcggtgaccttgaccttgaccttggcaccctgaaacacaaactcgttcgaggtattcccatgctggacccatatatgaagtttggtcaggatccgttcaaaaatgaagtcgcaagagcgctgacaaagattttctataaatagtaacgctgaccttgactttgaccttggcaccctgaaacacaaactcgttcgaggtattcccatgctggacccatatatgaagtttggtcaggatccgttcagaaataaagttgcaagagtgctgacaaagaatttctataaatagtaacggtgaccttgaccttgtcacCATGAAACAcaactcgttcgaggtattcccatgctggacccatatatgaagtttggtcaggatccgttcaaaaatgaagtcgcaagagcgctgacaaagattttctataaatagtaacggtgaccttgaccttggcaccctgaaacaggaactcgttcgaggtattcccatgctggacccatatatgaagtttggtcaggatccgttcaaaaatgaagtcgcaagagtgctgacaaagattttctataaatagtaacgctgaccttgactttgaccttggcaccctgaaacacaaactcgttcgaggtattcccatgctggacccatatatgaagtttggtcaggatccgttcagaaataaagttgcaagagtgctgacaaagaatttctataaatagtaacggtgaccttgaccttgtcacCATGAAACAcaactcgttcgaggtattcccatgctggacccatatatgaagtttggtcaggatccgttcaaaaatgaagttgcaagagtgctgacaaagattttctataaatagtaacggtgaccttgaccttggcaccctgaaacaggaactcgttcgaggtattcccatgctggacccatatatgaagtttggtcaggatccgttcaaaaatgaagtcgcaagagtgctgacaaagattttctataaatagtaacgctgaccttgactttgaccttggcaccctgaaacacaaactcgttcgaggtattcccatgctggacccatatatgaagtttggtcaggatccgttcaaaaatgaagtcgcaagagcgctgacaaagattttctataaatagtaacgctgaccttgactttgaccttggcaccctgaaacacaaactcgttcgaggtattcccatgctggacccatatatgaagtttggtcaggatccgttcaaaaatgaagtcgcaagagtgctgacaaagattttctataaatagtaacggtgaccttgaccttggcaccctgaaacaggaactcgttcgaggtattcccatgctggacccatatatgaagtttggtcaggatccgttcagaaatgaagtcgcaagagcgctgacaaagattttctataaatagtaacgctgaccttgactttgaccttggcaccctgaaacacaaactcgttcgaggtattcccatgctggacccatatatgaagtttggtcaggatccgttcagaaataaagttgcaagagtgctgacaaagaatttctataaatagtaacggtgaccttgaccttgtcacCATGAAACAcaactcgttcgaggtattcccatgctggacccatatatgaagtttggtcaggatccgttcaaaaatgaagttgcaagagtgctgacaaagattttctataaatagtaacggtgaccttgaccttggcaccctgaaacaggaactcgttcgaggtattcccatgctggacccatatatgaagtttggtcaggatccgttcaaaaatgaagtcgcaagagtgctgacaaagattttctataaatagtaacgctgaccttgactttgaccttggcaccctgaaacacaaactcgttcgaggtattcccatgctggacccatatatgaagtttggtcaggatccgttcaaaaatgaagtcgcaagagcgctgacaaagattttctataaatagtaacgctgaccttgactttgaccttggcaccctgaaacacaaactcgttcgaggtattcccatgctggacccatatatgaagtttggtcaggatccgttcaaaaatgaagtcgcaagagtgctgacaaagattttctataaatagtaacggtgaccttgaccttggcaccctgaaacaggaactcgttcgaggtattcccatgctggacccatatatgaagtttggtcaggatccgttcagaaatgaagtcgcaagagcgctgacaaagattttctataaatagtaacagtgaccttgaccttgaccatggcaccctgaaacacgaactcattcaaggtattcccatgctggacccatatatgaagtttggtcagaatccgttcaaaaatgaagtcgcaagagcgctgacaaaaagtgaacatacgtacgtactTACTTACGTACGTtcgaacggaacgctatatcccctccccgactttcgtcgcgaggggataattAAAGCCTAATTAAAATGCatgcattttttaaatttcaaataaacaaatagaaTAGTGACCATGACcttaaatcatttaaatgtgATAGTGCAATCATTTGAGATTCAGAAATTTTTATTTCTAGATTCTTGGGTAATATTTACTTGCAGCAATGAAAGTTGACAATGACCAGAATGTTACTTTAATTTTGGGCAACTACATTTCTACTGCAGAACTTTGAcgacaaaattaaaacatgtatcTTAGATACAGGTCACAGTTTaaatcacaggggcttggttTTAggattttgagtaacatatgacatccaAGAACAACCACATACACAGGGGAAACTCCAATTTTTATAAGGTTTCagaatgtatatgaatactGAATTTATAGTGTTGTGATTGTGAATTCAAACTTCTGTCATATGTTATTACTCAAAATCCAGAAACCGATTCTGTGtagttaaaatgttttaaaaacaaagacaatagTGTCCTTACTTGTTTCCATTATCACCAGCTTGATGTTGTTCATCTGTTCGACTGCCACTAAAGGATTTGCCCTCAGTCTCATTACCAGGTGTGGTGTGTGTGGACAGGTAGCGCAAGTTCCCCACTGCCAGTCGTCGAAACACTGTTTGTTCAAGGCAAATAATATGCATtgtatttaaacaaattctaATTCATTGTATTTACTTTTAGCTTGGCACCACATAAATAATATCCATGTAATCTTTGAACAAAATTGAATCAAGATTTTCAATTATCtccttttttttgtatttttttgtttgtttgagtttttaaatttttttttttttggtggtggtggtggtggaggGGAGAGAAACCATAATATGCCCCAACAATGTAACTCAAAGGATGTTCACACATTCCTTTATAAACACATTGGATCtat from Pecten maximus chromosome 11, xPecMax1.1, whole genome shotgun sequence harbors:
- the LOC117337508 gene encoding ubiquinone biosynthesis protein COQ9, mitochondrial-like isoform X2, producing the protein MAAPCARCRAVISSLLFRRLAVGNLRYLSTHTTPGNETEGKSFSGSRTDEQHQAGDNGNNEPFNTTLEEDYRGDQEESETEADIKNRILTASMAFVPEHGWSKTALAAGAAVEGLPSVAHGMFPRGGAHLASFFYQNCNKELAAKLKREVESQEEGEAKPSTRVFITNAVETRLRMVMPYLDNWHQAMAIQALPENIPYAWTNLLQLTDDIWYYAGDRSHDFNWYTKRVSLAGVYKSTEIYMIQDKSANLQDTWEFLDNRIDNLVTVGECARSAKSVSGMTTEGLAGIFKMGQNILGMNFKSRSS